Below is a genomic region from Miscanthus floridulus cultivar M001 chromosome 1, ASM1932011v1, whole genome shotgun sequence.
actattgccttaccaactTTCTCTGTTCCTAATATAAACCATTTGATAACATGCATTAATAGACAACAAAAACAATCATGATGCTTTGATTCTAAATTCTTTGATACTCCATTTTTAGAGGACAATATAAACATGATGACAAAAAATTGTATCAATTGCAAACAAAATGAAAAGCTTACAAGAGGAGCCTTGCTGAGATAGCTCAAAATTGTGGCGACGGGATGGAAGGAGTGGAACTTATCCTGCACAAAGAGCAAAGGGAGAACGATGTCAATAATTTTCATTCACACATTAATTAGTGCAGCATTTACGCTATGCAGTGAAGCATAGATTAATCTGGTCCGTCATCTATTACCTGCCCTTCGGCCTTGAGCTGAATCCGAGTGCTGAGCTCAGCTAGGAGCACCAAGTCAAGGATTATCGGCGCAGCGAGAAGCGAATCCTCGCAGGTGTTGTGCAGCACGATGGTGTTCTTGCCACCCATGAAGATCTCGGAGGTATATTCGTCCATAGCTCTCTTGCTATCACCCACATAGGGGATGTACTGCAAAGGAGGGATCAACTTTGAGTAACAACCAAACATAAAGTAGCATGGATAGACTCAGTCACACAAACAACTAGTGAACGAACCTTGATCACAATTACGTGATCAGGATGTTCATCGAGTTTGTAGAGGATGGGATTGCTAGCAACCATGTCGTCCACCACGCTGCTCTTGGAGATCTCTTTAGACCGGAAGACTTGTGGGGCAGAGAGATTCATGCCGTCATTGTTTCCTAGGTGGTTGTAGCTAGCAATTGAGGTGGGCTACAACAgcacaaacacacacacaaaaaaaaaatccacctTGTTATCCGATATGCCAATAAAGATCGATTATTCTTGAATGTCAAAGACAATTCATCTTAATCCCAGGCTCCCAGCAATAGACAAGGAGTATATATGATGGTACCTTAATCCCAGCACCAACGAGGAAATCGACCAATACGGACTTCATCTTGGTCTGCCCACTCTTGAAGTCGTCGCCTCCTATCAACGAATTTTTTTTTATGGCAAGCTCCATCAGCCCTGTGCATGAACAGAACATTACTACAAGCATGGAACGAGGAATGCAACACTGGATACACATGTAGAATTTTGTAGAGCAGCGCTACGCACCAGGCACGAATGTGTTCTGAGGGCTTCCATTGACAAATGGAACACCCTCAAAGACACAGGCTATTGCGTACAAGGTGGATGGTGAGATCTCTGCTTCATTCTTGTCCAACGAAGCCAAGAGGTTGTCCATGGTGTCGTTAAGCCCAGCAACTACATTGCTATACCTCTCGGTGTTTGCTGTCCATAGCACAACTATCTTGTCGACCTTGGTTTTTTCCTTGAACTCCCTACATAGTTCATGAACCGGCCCCATGATTAAGTTCATAACAATCCTCATTCGGAAAAAGAGGAGTACTAATATTTTTCTTGAGACAACGAATTCACCATTGTGGGTTTCGGTTTCTATCTTGTGACAGTATTCTATGTTTTGAGTTTAAGGATTTAAGTACCTGATGTCCTTCTtgatctgctccacctgctctttCTTGGTGcccttgatgatattgttagcacGGGCACCTTGGTTTGCGGCAACGAAGTCTGGGTTGAAAATGCCGGCGAGTGGCAGCATGGATTCCATGTAGGGCCTGAGCTGCTTTTGAAGGTGAATGTCTAGGACCTTGGCCCTGGACCGTTGCTTCGGCCATGTTCAGATTGCTGATGTCCCATCCACCAAAGACGATAGAGTTAGGGTTAACCTGCATGATTCAAGCAATACATTATCACTATTGAAGAAAGAAATGAGTATTAGTGTCACAACAAAACTGATACTTTTTGTTGAGGAAAATTACACAGAATTATGTATGGATCCTCATATGCTTAGGTAATTAATTTGGATCCTGATTTGCTTTGGTAATTAACTACCATCTCATTTACAATGGTTGCAAAAGTATCGTGATACCTCGTACTttcatttttttctattttctaagtAATTAATTGAGAAATATATTATAGAGGGTATATTAGTAATTGAGGTTGTGCCTTTCTAAAACAAGCGTATCCATTAGGTGTCTGATCGAGGTTTTCAGAGTAGACTGGAGCAAGCGTACCAATCGTGCCTCTGTAGTAATTTACATGCATTAATACACAGCAAAATACCAGCTACATCGTCCTATATGTCCACGCGAAGGAAAGGGAAAAAGAAAACAAGAACAGACAAAAGAGTACAAGGGGAGCAAGAACAAGTATTCTAGCTTGCAGTCGTCGTCGTCCATAAATCATGAAACGATGGAGCAGGGCAGCACGCAAGCGTACCAAATAGTTGTCTCCGCTGCAACAATTCCGTGAACTCTAGGGTCTCTGTCCCGGCTCGATAGGCGGCAGTCTCCTATGTCAGGGTGTTGCAGAGACTGCCGGCACGGACGCTAGCTCGGTCTGCGGTGCGTCGGAACCTATGAGCCCGCCGGGGTGCTACGGCTGCTGCTCCGTCTACGGGGCCCGGGAGGTGGCCTCTAGAGCACCTTGTCTCACGGCGCAGGCCGGCGAACTCGGCGAAGTCGCAGTAGGCCTCTGCGGGGGGACGGCAACGGCGGCTGCGGGGCTTGTGGGTGCCGCACTGCGGCGCTGGGATGGGAGCCAGCGGACACAGCATTGGTTTAGAACTCTAGATTCAGATAGAGATGACATAGAAGATCTCAGTTTTGCCCTTTACTGAAATGACTGATTTACCTTTATTcgaaaataaaatataaaatgaaaaatAGATATTGCCCCTACATATTTTGGTACTGGTACCATCTAATTTGGTACTATCCCTACCTATTTGGTACCTTCTGGTACTTTCAGTTGTGTATCTCCTATTTTTTCCACTGTTCGATCTTCTCCGATGGATGGTCCATATTTTTTTTCAATTATtgtaaaatttctcattttttgaACTTAGAAACATTGAAGAAAGGAATGGGTATCAATATCATAGTGTAGCAGCACAAAAAAATAACAGATCGAGGAAAATAACACATAGCTAATTCAGATTCTCATTTGCTTGGGTAATTAATTAGGATCCTGATTTGCTTCGATAGTTAACTAGTACCATCCATGCACTAGAAATTAATAAATAGAGCACTGTATAAACTTTGTCCTAGTGCATTCATGGATTGTGCATGTAACTGGAATTAGTATCAATAATTGTGATGCAGCGAGTGATGAGGAAGTGTAGAGGGAGAGGATCACACCATAGGCACGAGGCTCTTGAAAGGCGCGTAGACCTCCTCGCCGTTGTGGCTGCCGACCCTGATGGTGGAAGCCTGGGTCAGGGAGCCGAAGTAGTTGGCCTTGTGAACCTTCTCCTTTGTCTCCCACGAAATTCCTCTGCAAGAAACACCATCTGAAACGTGAAACAATGGAATACGGaggagtttatttatttatttatcgaAATCGCAGTTCGTCATCAGCTGATGGAGCTGTTGAGTCCTCTCACCCAACTAACTGCATGCGTTGGAACAAGGCGAGAGAAATGTGCGTTGGAACAAGCATGGAAGTGGCATGCAGCTACTGGAACTTACTCCCTGTTGGCGATCACCCCGGCCGTGAGCGTCGTCCCGTTGTTGCCGCCCCATCCGACGAGCATCACCCTGCATCCATCATTTGAAACGATACAATTAAAGTCGACCGACCGATCTATCTATACATGCATGGACAATTGGTTCGTTCGCTGGGGTTTACGCGACGCACCCGAGCTTTGGGACGTTGGTGCTGGTCTTGAAGTTGTAGGTGACGGACTTTGGGCGCACCACCCACCCCGCGCCGCCGCCATTCTCCGGCGGGACGACCTCGGTGGTGTCGTAGCGGTACTCCGACTGGATCTCGCCGTCGCCGTACTGCACCCGTGGGCTCTCCACCCGGAAGCTCTCCACGAACATCCTCCGATCTCCTCGCGATCTTGGttgggctctctctctctctctctctctctctctcgcaaaCACCAACGGAACGCAGCAGTCGCCGCCTCACTCTCGAGAATCGCTCAACGATATGCAGGGATCCAACAGGTTCCAAGGGTAGGCCATTATATATAGCTGCGCGCGGCGTCCACGTGGGGCTCGCCGCGGGAGGAGCGCGACTACTGGCGAGCGGTTGCGGTGCCACTAGCCAGGCTTGGCCGATTCTCTCGGATCGGAATCGGATCGGTTGTCTCTTATAGCACAGTATACTATGGTGTCAAGATTTAGGCCAAGTATGATGTTATAATGGATTTTCCCCCTTTGCTCATCGAATGCAACGGAAAAGGAGCATGGATACTCATTAATTTGTGTAAGTAATAATCCAGATCCGTATCCGCTTTTTAACCTTTTTTTACAGTATATATAATCAGGACAGCCCACATTTCGAATCGCATTACACAATCTATTTTAGTCACGAATGATTATCCACATGAACCACGGGCTGATTTATATCCAGCTGCATGCATGTAAGGTCATATAGCTGAAATTAATTTATTACTAAATATAAATCGCTCGCACCAATTCCTCTAGTATAGCTTAGAACCATCCTGCGCTACCGGAAACtaggtgtttgccgagtgcaagaatgtttgccgagtgcattatattgggcattcggcaaagatctttaccgagtgctttaaaaaaacactcggcaaaataattgcacttgacaaaaaaacactcggcaaagtttggcactcggcaaactagaaaaAAACACCTAGCAAaagctaggcactcggcaaagaaccgtcACGTGGACAACCGTTAGTCCGTGTGCCGTTCGTTAgtacgtttgccgagtgtccgttagtggaaacacttggcaaacaaatacactcggtaaagaaatatgtttgccgagtgtaattatttagcactcggcaaagaaatatgtttggcgagtgtatttgtttggcactcagcaaagaaacaagtttttttttctcttctgaccttaaaTTTTTTTctgctctccacatacaacatgttttactccatgttaagattcgGTATATTTTTGgacctgtttgctatatttaattaatttattgaattttaagaaattttttggtataagtcaaatttgaaactgcaagtgattcaaataatagaacaaAATGAATAGAAAAATGCTATTCATGTTATTAAGTCCATTGTGAGGCCTTATCcgggaaataaaaagaaatttcgaacatcttgttcacgaaacacgaccatgaatgtgtggccgaatgatttttaaattctaaaaaaacaaacgaagtttgAAAATCAAGAAATTTGTTATGATGTATGGTATCATACGTGGAGACtgtggtaaaaaaattgagaatgtttcgtACAATTTTGTCaagtacgatgtttacaaaccgaagcaacttagaagaagaatcgtagcgttgagaagaattcggtaagatttggagttaaAATGACTGTCGAATTGGAGTttggcttcaaaactttttgtataggcaataaagaacatagattgtttcttgtgaaatttttgtacttttttggatccatttgataattttaatttattaagtgcaattatacaattttaattgatataaattaaatttgagctctaactgcataaaataatggaataatatttctagaaaaatcaaatatatattgttgagtcaatTTGACAAGATATTTTCAGAGTACATCAAAACAAATTGAGAAAAACACGTCCCGaaaaaagaaggaaaataaaaaaatataggtttgccgagtgcccatatctggcactcggcaaatctggcatttgtcgagtgccaaacgtGGGACACTTGGCAAACCCCCTCACCCGGCCCCACACACACGTGCAGTAGTctaggctttgctgagtgctagatcacgggcactcagcaaacacattttattttttttcattttcaaaccctaaactacTGTGCGTGTGTGGGGCCAGGTGAGGGGGTTTGCTGAGTGTCCCacgtctggcactcggcaaatgccagctttgccgagtgcctagatcatgagcactcggcaaagcgtctTAATTTTGCAACAAGCACCGGCGCTCACACGCACCCTCACACACACACGCACTACCTCAGCCGCACCCACCGCTCCCTCAGCCGCACCGTGCCCCTGCGCCGGTGGCACCTCCCGCGCCCCTGCGCCGCCCCGTGCCCCGGGCGCACCCCTGCACCACCCCATCACCGCCCCGTGTGCACCCTCCCCCGGCGCCCTACCCTACGGCCGCTGGCCCCTGACCCCGCCACCCCCTATGCCTCGATCAGGTAAGCACCCTAGGATTCTAGAATGACTAATCATTGCAACATTATTTTGTAAGCATCCTATTTAGCAGCATTACTTTATCTGGTAACACTAACATAGCAATGTGCCAATGTTAGTACCCCATAATAGTTGATGGAAACATAAAGATGTTATTGCTCTTCAGGCAATACTTTCGCACTTTGCAGCTAATTGAATGCACTGGAATTTGATATCGTTGTGTGAGCATCATTTATTTAGCACAGCTCCATCTGTTTTCACGTGAAAAAGTTACATGTTTTGGAGCATATGATGTGTCAAATGAGGATGAAGCTACATAGCAAATGCTAACATGATTTTGGCTACTAGGATTGGAAGCAGAATAAACTCTTGTGTACTTTCATATCTGAATTTGGAATAGTACCTGCTATTGCTAGAGTTTCAATCAGATTTTATTCTTAGTTCGATCTGATGGTCTGATGAGTGTTATATTACTATGTATGTGGATGTCGGCCATCATACCATTGGTTTGTTGCTAGTTTTggttacctcaccgtgcaggggaggtgctgccgaaatttacaATTGATACTATTATGTCCGTTTGTTGTAGGAGAGACTATTGCAAAGATCATTCCCCACCGTCCTCGACTCAtcactttgcaggacagcaagTTGAGGCATCAtacacccctctttccatatgaTGTTCGTATATCATGTAACCTAGCTAggcatctcccgttcgaaagagacaCGGTTAGAAATatacagatctttgcatatctataaccgtatctgtttcgaattgtacATGTTTTTTAGatagcccgaggatgtgtagatggggttagttttcatgctctacTCCGTTCTGAGACAGAGTTTCGATAGCATCTCCCggttgttcttcggatacacaatctccctgccaggacatgtatttggagaacaacggggaggtgttGCTGAAATTCTATCTtgaataggagtagagcatggaaactaaccctatctacacatcctcggatgggattaggacctatcttcacctattagaccaCCACGTAGGAacctgtagatgcaattgatttttatattacttacTGATatattagaggatggatgaccgtgagtggatgtacacagatcgctctagtcagggttcgttcaccgatgaatggattgagaagaccgatgttttcttggaactagcatttgcaagggttaaaggagcgcgtgccacttggtgtccctacagcatttgtgcaaacacgtGTCGACAAACATAGGTGGTCATGgttaaacatctttgcaagaatggatttacgatGGACTATActcggtggatctaccatggtgaatccgatcgtgtgagagacgaggtcagtcagacaacgcatcgaggattatgatgccgaTGCTGGGGTAGGAGACTTGTTAAATGACtgtcatgaagcacacttcgatgaaggactgtagggaggagctagaggcaaccgcaaaggcgtattactATATGTTGTCTGTGGCACAGCAACCCCTTTATGGGCataccaaggtttctcaactggatgccattacaCGCCTAATGGCTGtaaagtcccaatttagcttgagtcgagaagcCTTTGATGTTATGCTGACAGTTTTTGGTAGCCTGCTCCTGGATGGTCACatcctgccaaagagcatgtatgaggaaCATAaagtccttcgtgcacttaagatgccatatgagcagatacatgcttgtccgaagggatgcatgttatttaggaaagaacatgcgaAGCAAAGTACTATGTGAAgtataaatcctctaggttcttggaggtagactctggtgatggtcagaagaggtagTTCGCCATtcccgtgaagatcctacggtaccttccattgaTACCGAGGATCCAGCGGCTtt
It encodes:
- the LOC136490066 gene encoding LOW QUALITY PROTEIN: inositol-3-phosphate synthase 1-like (The sequence of the model RefSeq protein was modified relative to this genomic sequence to represent the inferred CDS: deleted 1 base in 1 codon); amino-acid sequence: MFVESFRVESPRVQYGDGEIQSEYRYDTTEVVPPENGGGAGWVVRPKSVTYNFKTSTNVPKLGVMLVGWGGNNGTTLTAGVIANREGISWETKEKVHKANYFGSLTQASTIRVGSHNGEEVYAPFKSLVPMVNPNSIVFGGWDISNLNMAEARSRAKVLDIHLQKQLRPYMESMLPLAGIFNPDFVAANQGARANNIIKGTKKEQVEQIKKDIREFKEKTKVDKIVVLWTANTERYSNVVAGLNDTMDNLLASLDKNEAEISPSTLYAIACVFEGVPFVNGSPQNTFVPGLMELAIKKNSLIGGDDFKSGQTKMKSVLVDFLVGAGIKPTSIASYNHLGNNDGMNLSAPQVFRSKEISKSSVVDDMVASNPILYKLDEHPDHVIVIKYIPYVGDSKRAMDEYTSEIFMGGKNTIVLHNTCEDSLLAAPIILDLVLLAELSTRIQLKAEGQDKFHSFHPVATILSYLSKAPLVPPGTPVVNALAKQRAMLENILRACIGLAPENNMMLEHK